The proteins below are encoded in one region of Chloroherpetonaceae bacterium:
- the secA gene encoding preprotein translocase subunit SecA has product MLKLLEKIFGSKHEKDVKRLMPIVEEINAHYESFKNLSDDELRAKTQELKARIREHVREIEEELASEQAKLNDLDLTFEEVQATKDRIEELEKELHEATEEILSEILPEAFAIVKDTCRRLVGKEWMAGGSMIKWDMIPYDVQLIGGIVLHEGKIAEMATGEGKTLVATLPAFLNALTGKGVHIVTVNDYLAKRDREWMGPIYEFHGLTVGVILSEMDSAERRKQYAADITYGTNNEFGFDYLRDNMATDKEEIVQRGFNYAIVDEVDSVLIDEARTPLIISGPVPQSDASKFLELKPKVERLVRAQQNLVAKILSEVEKLLEQKEKLDKDWEFKAGLGLLRAKRGQPKNKKFIKLIGEGANARLMQMVENEYLRDNARRMHEVDDELYFSIDERFHQIDLTDKGRALITDANQDPDFFVLPDVGTEIAKIQNDPTLSEAQKQEKKDELYRIFAEKSERIHNVSQLLRAYSLYERDDEYVVQDGKVLIVDEFTGRILVGRRYSDGLHQAIEAKEGVKIEGETQTMATITLQNYFRLYKKLAGMTGTAETEAQEFYEIYKLDVVVIPTHKKVIREDREDLVFKTKREKYNAVIQTIEELRTKGQPVLVGTTSVEVSETISRMLKMRKIPHNVLNAKQHQREAEIIAQAGQKGAVTIATNMAGRGTDIKLGPGVKELGGLFILGTERHEARRIDRQLRGRAGRQGDPGVSQFYVSLEDDLMRLFGSERVAALMDKLGHKEGEVIQHPMVTKAIERAQRRVEEQNFGIRKRLLEYDNVMNQQREIIYARRRNALFKERLRLEIFDLLNDYAERLAEKYLADYNAEGLCEQVLRELGVPIELTREKYAALGKDGVQDLIYQTATAFYKRKEEHLGSEMMGRIERFAVLSVIDEKWREHLRDIDDLKEGINLRAYGQKDPLLEYKKEAFELFVQLLEEIAAQTLSVAFKLYPVEQAAVPMQVRRVQRNRLRAIHAEAASVYSTATTQGGYETDVAEAEEPPKRQPIRVEKVPGRNDPCPCGSGKKYKNCHGKA; this is encoded by the coding sequence ATGCTCAAACTTCTGGAGAAAATTTTTGGCTCCAAGCATGAGAAAGATGTCAAACGCTTGATGCCAATTGTTGAGGAAATCAATGCGCATTATGAATCGTTCAAGAATCTCTCCGATGATGAACTACGCGCCAAAACGCAGGAGCTGAAAGCGCGCATTCGCGAACATGTGCGAGAAATCGAAGAAGAGCTGGCATCAGAGCAAGCAAAGCTCAATGACTTGGACTTAACCTTCGAAGAAGTTCAAGCAACTAAAGACCGCATTGAGGAATTAGAAAAAGAGCTGCATGAGGCGACCGAAGAAATTCTGAGCGAAATTCTCCCTGAAGCCTTTGCGATTGTCAAAGACACCTGTCGCCGTTTGGTTGGAAAAGAGTGGATGGCAGGTGGCTCAATGATTAAGTGGGATATGATTCCCTACGATGTGCAGCTTATTGGTGGCATTGTGCTGCACGAAGGCAAAATTGCAGAAATGGCAACGGGCGAGGGAAAGACACTGGTCGCCACGCTGCCTGCTTTTCTCAATGCGCTGACAGGCAAAGGCGTCCATATCGTAACCGTCAATGACTACCTTGCTAAGCGTGACCGAGAGTGGATGGGGCCAATCTACGAGTTTCATGGCTTAACAGTCGGTGTCATTCTCTCCGAGATGGACTCCGCAGAACGACGTAAGCAGTATGCGGCGGACATCACCTACGGCACCAACAACGAGTTCGGCTTCGACTACCTACGCGACAATATGGCGACGGACAAAGAAGAGATTGTGCAACGCGGCTTTAACTATGCTATCGTCGATGAAGTTGACTCCGTCCTAATTGATGAAGCACGCACACCCTTGATTATCTCAGGGCCTGTGCCGCAATCTGATGCCAGTAAGTTCTTGGAGTTAAAGCCTAAGGTCGAGCGTTTGGTAAGAGCGCAGCAAAACTTGGTCGCCAAAATTCTAAGTGAGGTCGAAAAGCTACTCGAGCAGAAGGAAAAACTGGATAAGGACTGGGAATTCAAAGCAGGTCTGGGACTTTTGCGCGCCAAACGCGGTCAGCCGAAAAATAAAAAGTTCATCAAGCTCATCGGTGAGGGGGCAAATGCCCGCCTGATGCAGATGGTCGAAAATGAGTATCTGCGTGATAATGCTCGGCGGATGCACGAGGTCGATGATGAACTTTACTTTTCGATCGATGAGCGCTTTCATCAAATTGACCTAACAGATAAAGGACGAGCGCTAATTACGGACGCTAATCAGGACCCGGACTTTTTCGTGTTGCCCGATGTGGGAACAGAAATCGCCAAGATTCAAAACGACCCGACGCTGTCGGAGGCGCAGAAACAAGAGAAAAAAGATGAGCTGTATAGAATCTTTGCAGAAAAGTCCGAGCGCATTCACAACGTCTCGCAACTGCTGCGTGCTTACTCGCTCTATGAACGCGACGATGAGTATGTAGTGCAAGATGGAAAGGTCTTGATTGTCGATGAATTTACAGGTCGTATTCTGGTTGGGCGACGCTACAGCGATGGTTTGCACCAAGCGATTGAAGCCAAAGAGGGCGTCAAGATCGAGGGCGAGACGCAAACAATGGCAACCATTACGCTGCAAAACTATTTCCGACTGTACAAGAAACTTGCAGGAATGACCGGCACGGCTGAGACGGAGGCACAGGAGTTTTATGAAATCTACAAGCTGGATGTAGTGGTCATTCCGACACACAAGAAAGTGATTCGTGAGGATCGAGAAGATTTGGTCTTCAAGACAAAGCGTGAAAAATACAATGCTGTAATTCAGACCATTGAAGAACTGCGCACAAAAGGACAGCCGGTTTTGGTCGGCACAACCAGCGTAGAAGTCTCTGAGACGATTTCGCGAATGCTAAAGATGCGCAAGATTCCGCACAATGTGCTCAATGCTAAGCAGCACCAGCGTGAGGCGGAGATTATTGCGCAAGCAGGACAAAAAGGCGCAGTAACGATTGCAACCAACATGGCTGGGCGTGGCACCGATATCAAATTAGGACCGGGCGTGAAGGAACTGGGTGGTCTCTTCATTCTCGGCACAGAGCGACATGAAGCACGCCGCATTGATAGGCAGCTGCGCGGACGGGCAGGCAGGCAAGGCGATCCGGGTGTCTCGCAGTTTTATGTTTCGCTGGAAGATGACCTAATGCGCCTCTTTGGCTCCGAGCGCGTAGCCGCTTTGATGGATAAGTTGGGACACAAAGAGGGTGAAGTGATTCAACACCCGATGGTAACCAAAGCGATTGAGCGCGCACAGCGCCGAGTCGAGGAGCAAAACTTCGGGATTCGCAAGCGGCTCTTAGAGTATGACAATGTAATGAACCAGCAGCGCGAGATTATCTACGCGCGACGCCGCAATGCACTCTTCAAGGAACGGCTTCGCCTTGAAATCTTTGACTTGCTCAATGATTACGCTGAGAGACTAGCGGAGAAATACCTTGCCGACTACAATGCTGAAGGTCTCTGCGAACAAGTGCTGCGGGAGCTGGGTGTGCCAATTGAGCTTACGCGTGAAAAATATGCTGCACTGGGCAAAGACGGCGTGCAGGATTTGATTTATCAGACGGCTACAGCGTTCTACAAGCGCAAGGAAGAGCACTTAGGCAGCGAAATGATGGGACGCATTGAGCGCTTTGCCGTGCTGAGCGTGATTGACGAAAAGTGGCGTGAGCATTTGCGCGATATTGATGATCTGAAGGAAGGTATCAACCTGCGCGCATATGGTCAGAAAGATCCGCTACTCGAGTATAAGAAGGAAGCCTTCGAACTCTTTGTGCAGCTCTTAGAAGAAATTGCGGCGCAAACCTTGTCAGTAGCATTTAAGCTCTATCCAGTTGAACAAGCTGCTGTGCCGATGCAAGTGCGTCGTGTGCAACGCAATCGCCTGCGAGCCATACACGCCGAAGCAGCAAGTGTATATAGCACAGCAACTACGCAGGGTGGGTATGAGACCGATGTGGCAGAAGCCGAAGAACCACCGAAACGACAGCCTATTCGTGTCGAGAAAGTGCCAGGACGCAACGACCCTTGCCCCTGCGGTAGCGGTAAGAAATACAAAAATTGCCACGGCAAAGCGTAA